A window of Blastomonas sp. SL216 contains these coding sequences:
- a CDS encoding GatB/YqeY domain-containing protein — protein MIRDLLKAAQVAAMKAGDKERTAAVRLILAKIKDRDIELRTQAAPADDDAMVTEVLQKMIKQRRESIAMYEQGGRAELAAQEAAEVAVIEEFLPAQMDEAAARAAIAKVVADTGAASLKDMGKVMAEVKSRHGSELDMSKASAWVKEALAGA, from the coding sequence ATGATTCGCGATTTGCTGAAAGCTGCGCAGGTGGCCGCCATGAAGGCAGGCGACAAGGAGCGTACGGCCGCTGTCCGGCTTATCCTGGCCAAGATCAAGGACCGCGATATCGAGCTGCGCACCCAGGCCGCGCCGGCCGATGACGATGCGATGGTCACCGAGGTGCTGCAGAAGATGATCAAGCAGCGCCGCGAATCGATCGCGATGTACGAACAGGGCGGCCGCGCCGAGCTTGCCGCGCAGGAAGCGGCCGAGGTCGCGGTGATCGAGGAGTTCCTGCCCGCCCAGATGGACGAGGCCGCCGCTAGGGCCGCGATCGCCAAGGTGGTCGCCGATACCGGCGCTGCCAGCCTCAAGGACATGGGCAAGGTCATGGCCGAGGTAAAATCGCGCCACGGCAGCGAACTCGACATGAGCAAGGCCAGCGCCTGGGTAAAGGAGGCCCTGGCGGGGGCTTGA
- the dnaG gene encoding DNA primase, whose translation MTLSPQWLDELRSRITLSTLIGRHVKVQRAGREYKACCPFHNEKTPSFTINDDKGFYHCFGCGAHGDAIRFMTDHQGLGFMDAVKELAAEAGMSVPAPDPRAARQAEARASLHDVCQAAQDWFVAQLNSAAGEEARAYLKNRGLTAETIARFGIGFAPDSRIGIKSALGNLDEELLVEAGLLIKVDDKAPYDRFRGRVMIPIRDPRGRVIAFGGRILGAGEPKYLNSPDTPLFDKGRTLYNLHLAAPASRQTGRVVVVEGYMDVIALAQAGFGECVAPLGTALTEHQIERLWKMVDRPLLCFDGDNAGQKAAMRAATRALPLLKPGLSLGFVSLPGGQDPDDLVRASGPQAFAACLDQATGLLDHLWTHELNAAPLQSPEARAGLKARLNAHADTIGDGDIKALYRREIGQRFSDLFFAARTPSPARPAQQRGGSGGGKGWQRRDEPVPPSEELRAFSRQPMSDLIVRGVITGLIHRPHLIGQHSETLSEFVTLADRWAALLDALIDAAHSHASGALDPPALMTILHSKGLADAVDRLKTGGTPPFSFCSACTDPADQLREVRIAEDFAEAIEVMITRPRLEAALQDVTRRFENDMQDGLFLEQQQLRARKDAFDQRLIELAERG comes from the coding sequence ATGACCCTATCCCCGCAATGGCTGGACGAACTGCGATCGCGGATCACGCTGTCCACGCTGATCGGGCGGCATGTGAAGGTGCAGCGCGCAGGCCGCGAGTACAAGGCGTGCTGCCCGTTCCATAACGAGAAGACGCCCAGCTTCACGATCAACGACGACAAGGGGTTCTACCATTGCTTCGGCTGCGGGGCGCATGGTGATGCGATCCGGTTCATGACCGATCACCAGGGGCTGGGCTTCATGGATGCGGTCAAGGAGCTGGCCGCTGAAGCGGGGATGAGCGTGCCTGCGCCCGATCCGCGCGCTGCCCGTCAGGCCGAGGCGCGGGCCTCGCTGCACGATGTCTGCCAGGCGGCGCAGGACTGGTTCGTGGCGCAGCTGAACAGCGCTGCTGGCGAGGAGGCGCGCGCCTATCTGAAGAACCGGGGGCTGACCGCCGAGACCATCGCGCGCTTCGGCATCGGTTTTGCGCCCGACAGCCGCATCGGCATCAAGTCGGCGCTCGGCAATCTCGACGAGGAGCTGCTGGTCGAGGCGGGATTGCTGATCAAGGTCGACGACAAGGCCCCTTATGACCGGTTCCGCGGCCGGGTCATGATCCCGATCCGCGATCCGCGCGGGCGCGTCATTGCGTTTGGCGGCCGCATTCTGGGGGCGGGTGAGCCCAAATATCTGAACTCGCCCGACACGCCATTGTTCGACAAGGGCCGCACGCTCTACAATCTGCACCTCGCCGCTCCCGCCTCGCGCCAGACCGGGCGCGTTGTGGTGGTCGAAGGCTATATGGACGTGATCGCGCTGGCCCAGGCGGGCTTTGGCGAGTGCGTCGCGCCGCTCGGCACCGCGCTGACCGAGCACCAGATCGAGCGGCTGTGGAAGATGGTCGATCGGCCCCTGCTGTGCTTCGATGGAGACAATGCGGGGCAAAAGGCCGCGATGCGCGCCGCGACCCGTGCGCTGCCGCTGCTCAAGCCCGGCCTGTCGCTGGGCTTTGTCTCGCTGCCGGGCGGCCAGGACCCGGACGATCTGGTTCGCGCATCGGGCCCACAGGCCTTTGCCGCGTGCCTTGATCAGGCGACCGGCCTGCTCGACCATCTCTGGACGCACGAGCTGAACGCGGCTCCGCTGCAAAGCCCCGAGGCACGCGCCGGGTTGAAGGCGCGGCTCAATGCGCATGCCGACACCATTGGCGATGGCGACATCAAGGCGCTGTATCGGCGCGAGATCGGCCAGCGCTTTTCCGACCTGTTCTTCGCAGCGCGTACGCCCTCCCCCGCCCGTCCGGCGCAGCAACGCGGCGGCAGCGGCGGCGGCAAGGGCTGGCAGCGGCGCGACGAACCCGTGCCGCCGAGCGAGGAGCTGCGCGCCTTCAGCCGTCAGCCGATGAGCGACCTGATCGTGCGCGGCGTTATCACTGGCCTCATCCACCGCCCGCACCTCATCGGGCAGCACAGCGAGACATTGAGCGAATTCGTCACCCTGGCCGATCGCTGGGCTGCGCTGCTCGATGCGCTGATCGATGCAGCGCATAGCCACGCATCGGGCGCTCTTGATCCGCCTGCACTGATGACCATATTGCATTCCAAGGGGCTGGCAGACGCGGTGGACAGGCTGAAAACGGGCGGAACGCCGCCTTTTTCCTTCTGTTCCGCCTGTACCGATCCAGCCGACCAGTTGCGCGAGGTGCGGATTGCAGAGGACTTTGCCGAAGCGATCGAAGTGATGATCACCCGCCCCAGGCTGGAGGCGGCGCTGCAGGATGTGACTCGCCGTTTCGAAAATGACATGCAAGACGGTTTGTTTTTGGAGCAGCAGCAGCTAAGGGCAAGAAAGGATGCGTTTGACCAGCGCCTGATTGAATTGGCAGAGCGAGGCTGA